TTCGGCAAGCTGCGCGCCAACTACACAATCACCAGCGACGGCGTCGGCGTATCGCTAGTCGACCTCGCCAGCGGCAGCAAGACCGTGCTGGCCAATGTCGAGCGCCTGCAGTTCGGCGACCAGAGCATCGCCCTGGATATCCACGGCAACGCCGGCGAAACCTTTCGTCTCTACCAGGCGGCCTTCAATCGCACCCCGGACAAATCCGGTCTGGGCTTCTGGATCAATGCGATGGATGACGGTCATTCCCTGCTGGACGTGGCGACCAGCTTCGTCAACAGCAGCGAATTCGCGCAGAAGTACGGTACTACGAGCGACGCCCAGTTTGTCGACGCCTTGTACCAGAACGTGCTGCACCGCGCCCCGGATGCGGCCGGCTACGGTTTCTGGCTGCAGGCCCTGCACGGAACCTCGCGCGCCCAGGTCCTGGTCAATTTCAGCGAAAGCACGGAGAACCAGACCCAGGTCCTTGGCGCAATCAGCAACGGCATCAGCTACACGCCGGCCAGGACGGGCACCGGCGGCAATGACGTGATGGCCGCCATCGGCGGCGCCCAGATGGATGGCGGCAGCGGCGTCGACACAGTGGTCTTCGGCGGGGCCAAGGACGGCTACACGGTCACCAGCGACGGCGTCGGCGTGTCGGTGGTCGACCTCGGCAGCGGCAGCAAGACCGTGCTGGCCAATGTCGAGCGCCTGCAGTTCGGCGACCGTAGCATCGCCCTGGATATCCACGGCAACGCCGGCGAAACCTTTCGTCTCTACCAGGCGGCCTTCAACCGCACCCCGGACAAATCCGGTCTGGGCTTCTGGATGAATGCGATGGATGACGGCCATTCGCTGCTGGACGTGGCGACCAGCTTCGTCAACAGCAGCGAATTCGCGCAGAAGTACGGCACTACGAGCGACGCCCAGTTTGTCGACGCCTTGTACCAGAACGTGCTGCACCGCGCCCCGGATGCGGCCGGCTACGATTTCTGGCTGCAGGCCCTGCACGGAACCTCGCGCGCCCAGCTCTTGGTCGATTTCAGCGAAAGCACGGAAAACCAGGCCCAGATCATCGGCATGATCCAGAACGGTATCGAGTACACGCCGGTGGCCTGAGACCGCCGGTTCAGGCGTCGGGCGCCTGGTGGGTGCGGCGCTGCAGGGCTTCGCCGATCATCACCAGCACCGGGCCGCTGGCCGTGCCGAGCCCGTGCGCCAGGTCGGCCAGGGTCAGGCGCAGGATGCGCTGGTCGGGGCGGCTGCAGTTTTCGATCACGACCACCGGCAGCCCGGGCCGGCGTCCCAGCGCCAGCAGGCGCTCGGCGGTGGCGGCTGCTTCGCGTCCGCCCATGTACTGCACCATGGTGTCGGTTGCGGGCAGGGCTGCGTGCTCTGGCTCGTCCGGAGCAGTGCTGGAGGTGAAGAAGGCGACGCTGCGCGCCACGCCGCGCTTGGTGAGCGGCTGCTTCGTCGCGGCGGCGGCGGCCACGGCGGTGGTGATGCCGGGGACGATGTCGACCTCGATGCCGGCTTCTTCGAGCGCGCGCAATTCCTCGTCGGCGCGCCCGAACAGCATCGGGTCGCCGCCCTTCAGGCGCACCACCACCTGATAGCGCCGGGCGCAATCGACCAGTTGTTCGTTGATGAGGGTTTGCGCGGTGGAGCGCTGGCCGGAACGCTTGCCGACCGAGATCTTCTCGGCCCGCGCGCACAGCGCCAGCATCTCGGGCGTGACGAGAGCGTCGTAGAGCACGACGTCGGCCTGCGCCAGCAGGCGCGCGCCGCGCACGGTGATGAGGTCAGCCGCGCCGGGACCGGCTCCGATTAAATACACTTTTCCCAGCCCAGCCATACTTTCCTTCATTTCTTAGCACAGACGCGACGTATCGGGGCATCGAGAAACCGTCGCGAGCGGCCGCAGATTTGGCCGAGAAGCGCAGCCGTACTTCGGTACGGCCGGTCCGCCGTAGCGGAGCATCGCAGGCCGAATCTGCAACGCGCAGCAGGTTTATCGAGCCCCCCTCAGATGCGAATCATACCGGCTGCTACGGTCTGATGGGTGACTTCATCGATCAGGATGAAAGCACCGGTCGCGCGAATGTCCTCGTAGGCGTCGGCGGCCAGCGGCTGCTGCACGGCGATTTCGATGCGGGCGATGTCGTTCAGCTTCAGGCCTTCCGCAGCATGGCGCTGCTGGGTGTTCACGTCCAGGATCGAATCGATCGCCTTCACCTTGGCCATGGTCTGGCGGGTGCCGTGCTTGATCCAGTACTTGCGGCGCACGTCGAGCGGCTCGTCGGCCATCCAGCAGACGTCGGCCTTGACCTGTTTGAGCAGGGTGGCCGGCTGCGAGGCGCCGGCCAGCACGTCGCCGCGCGAGATGTCGACGTACTCGTTCAGCAGCAGGGTGACCGACTGGCCGGCCACCGCGCTCTGCAGGGAACCGTCGAAAGTCTGGATTTCCTTGACCGTGGTCTCGACGCCGGAAGGCTGCACCACCAGCTTGTCGCCGACCGACACCTTGCCCGACTCGATGCGGCCCATGTAGCCGCGGAAGTCGTTGGCCTCGTGGCCGTTGTGGCGCGCCACCAGCTGCACCGGGAAGCGGAACGGGGCGTCGTGCGCTTCGTCGTAGACGCTGATCGATTCCAGCAGCTCGATCAGGGT
This window of the Massilia sp. WG5 genome carries:
- the cobA gene encoding uroporphyrinogen-III C-methyltransferase encodes the protein MAGLGKVYLIGAGPGAADLITVRGARLLAQADVVLYDALVTPEMLALCARAEKISVGKRSGQRSTAQTLINEQLVDCARRYQVVVRLKGGDPMLFGRADEELRALEEAGIEVDIVPGITTAVAAAAATKQPLTKRGVARSVAFFTSSTAPDEPEHAALPATDTMVQYMGGREAAATAERLLALGRRPGLPVVVIENCSRPDQRILRLTLADLAHGLGTASGPVLVMIGEALQRRTHQAPDA